From one Legionellales bacterium genomic stretch:
- the glmM gene encoding phosphoglucosamine mutase, whose amino-acid sequence MAKVFGTDGIRAVVGSPLMNPQFITKLGWAVGRVLAKAGDSKVLIGKDTRISGYMLESAMEAGLTAAGVEVLLLGPMPTPAIAHLTRSLRAQIGVVISASHNLYEDNGIKFFSAQGVKLSDEIERQIENMIDQPLEVVSSRHIGKAWRVNDAAARYIEFCKSRVADNLDFSQLKIVIDCANGATYKIAPSVFKELGAEVIELGVNPDGCNINDNCGSTRPEILSTIVKAEKADLGIALDGDGDRLILVDHTGDVVDGDEALYIIVKNYLDTKSMQGGVVGTLMSNMGLEVALRDQGIDFIRTNVGDRYVSAELQRLGWLFGGESSGHIICRDTTTTGDGIISALKVVSAMLNTGRTLRDLRQGMQKFPQTMINVRLTDPTAAVNSPQIINAVRDVESQLNGHGRVLLRASGTEPLVRVMVEGDDLNMVNVLATQLAELVRATYPAM is encoded by the coding sequence TTGGCAAAAGTATTTGGCACGGATGGTATTCGGGCAGTGGTGGGCAGCCCCTTGATGAACCCACAATTTATCACCAAACTCGGTTGGGCTGTTGGACGCGTTTTAGCGAAAGCCGGAGATAGTAAAGTATTAATAGGAAAAGATACGCGAATTTCTGGCTACATGCTGGAATCGGCGATGGAGGCGGGATTAACCGCCGCAGGGGTTGAAGTGTTATTACTAGGACCCATGCCAACGCCAGCGATCGCGCATTTAACTCGTAGTTTACGTGCGCAAATTGGCGTGGTGATCAGTGCTTCGCATAATCTTTATGAAGATAATGGCATTAAATTTTTTTCTGCCCAAGGGGTAAAATTATCCGATGAAATTGAACGTCAAATTGAAAATATGATCGATCAACCTTTAGAAGTTGTTTCCTCACGTCATATTGGTAAAGCCTGGCGAGTGAATGATGCCGCAGCACGTTATATTGAATTTTGTAAAAGTCGTGTGGCTGATAATTTAGATTTTTCGCAATTAAAAATTGTGATTGATTGCGCCAATGGTGCAACCTATAAAATTGCTCCCAGCGTATTTAAAGAACTCGGTGCTGAAGTGATTGAGTTGGGCGTGAATCCTGATGGATGTAATATCAACGATAATTGCGGTTCAACTCGTCCTGAAATTCTCAGCACCATTGTCAAAGCTGAAAAAGCTGATTTAGGGATTGCCCTAGATGGCGATGGCGATCGCTTAATATTAGTCGATCACACGGGTGATGTGGTGGATGGCGATGAAGCTTTATACATCATCGTTAAAAATTATCTCGACACCAAATCCATGCAGGGCGGTGTGGTTGGCACATTAATGAGTAATATGGGTTTAGAGGTTGCGTTACGCGATCAGGGCATCGATTTTATTCGCACCAATGTGGGCGATCGCTATGTTAGCGCTGAATTGCAACGCTTAGGCTGGTTATTTGGCGGAGAATCTTCAGGACATATTATTTGTCGCGATACCACCACCACCGGAGATGGTATTATTTCGGCATTAAAAGTGGTGAGTGCTATGTTAAATACTGGGCGCACTCTTAGAGATTTGCGCCAAGGTATGCAAAAATTTCCGCAAACCATGATTAACGTGCGTTTAACCGATCCGACTGCCGCCGTTAATTCACCACAGATTATTAATGCCGTGCGAGATGTTGAATCACAATTAAATGGACACGGGCGTGTGCTCTTGCGCGCTTCGGGCACTGAACCCTTAGTGCGAGTCATGGTTGAAGGTGATGATCTGAATATGGTGAATGTATTGGCCACGCAATTAGCAGAATTAGTTCGCGCAACTTATCCTGCGATGTGA
- the folP gene encoding dihydropteroate synthase, translated as MYQKNQAFEFKSREPQLFQCGDFSLDLSRPQIMGILNINQESFCAKNRSDNLDELIAIAKKMVAEGARIIDVGAEPTNPHIEKNITAQKELDSIIPVITELRRALNVPISIDTSDPSVMIAAVKSGANLINDVRALQKEHALITAKQLNVPVCLMHMAYPFGKNHPLQFAADITSVYEFLRQRVMVCVNAGIARQQILIDPGFGGGNFGKSLHQDLALMNQLALFTQLNLPILIGVSRKSTIGAVLDLAVDERIYGSIALSLLAIHNGAKIIRTHDVKETAQALRMWQAAIEES; from the coding sequence ATGTATCAAAAAAATCAAGCATTTGAGTTTAAATCCCGTGAACCCCAATTATTTCAATGCGGGGATTTTTCTCTGGATTTATCGCGCCCACAAATTATGGGTATTTTGAATATTAATCAAGAGTCATTTTGCGCGAAAAATCGCAGTGATAATTTAGATGAGCTGATAGCCATCGCAAAAAAAATGGTGGCAGAAGGAGCCAGGATAATTGACGTGGGTGCTGAACCTACCAATCCACACATAGAAAAAAATATTACTGCGCAAAAGGAATTAGATAGCATTATACCGGTGATTACAGAATTACGCCGCGCTCTAAATGTTCCGATTTCTATTGATACGTCCGATCCTAGCGTCATGATAGCGGCGGTTAAATCTGGCGCTAATTTAATTAATGACGTGCGTGCTTTGCAAAAAGAACATGCGTTAATTACGGCGAAACAATTAAATGTGCCAGTGTGTCTCATGCATATGGCTTATCCTTTTGGTAAAAATCATCCTTTACAGTTTGCGGCGGATATTACCTCTGTCTATGAATTTTTACGCCAACGGGTGATGGTCTGTGTTAATGCAGGCATTGCTCGCCAGCAAATTTTAATCGATCCCGGTTTTGGCGGGGGGAATTTTGGTAAATCGCTTCATCAAGATTTAGCCTTGATGAATCAACTCGCGCTATTCACCCAATTGAATTTACCGATACTTATAGGCGTTTCCCGCAAATCAACGATTGGCGCTGTATTAGATCTTGCTGTGGATGAGCGGATCTATGGTAGTATTGCGCTTTCATTATTAGCCATTCACAATGGAGCGAAGATAATTCGTACCCATGATGTGAAAGAAACGGCACAAGCTTTAAGAATGTGGCAAGCAGCCATTGAGGAGAGTTAA
- a CDS encoding ATP-binding protein, which produces MIHSYSFTNFQSFKEHTEVSLIVNKKVELTQWMYQNKDGTRISKLMGVLGANGSGKTALLKPLSFLGWFISNSFQAITPESDIPIIPHFSATNRPTEFYLLFEFDQKLWRYELHCTQKRVIYEALFQKHERFNYVFTREWNTEKKLYKIKQKDFDFNPHEAQKVRENASLISTAAQYNVPLAKRLAMPFITNNISMWGRLSAANNALIEATQYFAQDNNKTIKQQMQKLLCSWDLGLSGIEFEEKEIQSEYDTKKTWVIYGKHKNRNQEYILSFLLESSGTCSAYILLAKLLPTLAHGGVAVIDELENDLHPHMLEPILELFAHSKTNPHNAQLIFSCHAAEILNLLHKSQITLVQKNEDCESSACRLDDVEGIRNDDNFYAKYMAGAYGAIPEL; this is translated from the coding sequence ATGATACATAGCTATAGTTTTACCAACTTCCAAAGTTTTAAAGAACACACAGAAGTATCCCTAATTGTTAATAAGAAAGTTGAATTGACCCAATGGATGTATCAAAATAAAGATGGCACGCGGATTTCTAAACTGATGGGGGTGCTCGGTGCCAATGGTAGCGGTAAAACAGCACTGCTTAAACCATTGTCATTCCTAGGTTGGTTCATCAGCAATTCATTCCAAGCAATTACCCCTGAATCAGACATCCCAATTATTCCGCATTTTTCTGCTACAAACCGTCCCACAGAATTTTATCTCTTGTTTGAATTCGATCAAAAATTGTGGCGTTATGAATTACATTGCACCCAGAAGCGAGTTATTTATGAAGCATTATTTCAAAAACACGAGCGATTTAATTATGTTTTTACGCGAGAGTGGAATACAGAAAAAAAACTATATAAAATCAAACAAAAAGATTTTGATTTTAATCCGCACGAAGCGCAAAAAGTACGAGAAAATGCATCACTCATTTCTACTGCAGCCCAATATAATGTACCATTAGCAAAACGTCTGGCAATGCCTTTTATTACTAACAATATTTCGATGTGGGGACGTTTATCTGCGGCAAATAATGCTTTAATTGAAGCCACACAGTATTTTGCTCAAGATAATAATAAAACTATCAAACAACAGATGCAAAAATTATTATGCTCCTGGGATCTGGGTTTATCTGGGATCGAGTTCGAAGAAAAAGAAATCCAATCGGAATATGACACGAAAAAAACTTGGGTAATTTACGGTAAACATAAAAACCGTAATCAAGAATATATTTTATCCTTTCTTTTGGAATCGAGTGGAACCTGTTCGGCTTATATTTTATTAGCAAAATTACTCCCGACTCTAGCTCATGGTGGCGTTGCAGTTATCGATGAGCTTGAAAATGATCTGCACCCACATATGTTGGAACCTATTCTCGAATTATTCGCTCATTCAAAAACAAATCCTCATAACGCACAACTGATTTTTTCTTGCCATGCCGCCGAAATTCTTAATCTTCTCCATAAATCTCAAATTACATTAGTGCAAAAAAATGAAGATTGTGAAAGTTCAGCTTGTCGACTCGATGATGTTGAAGGTATACGTAATGATGATAACTTTTATGCAAAATACATGGCTGGCGCCTATGGAGCAATCCCAGAGTTGTGA
- the ftsH gene encoding ATP-dependent zinc metalloprotease FtsH: MVKNLILWLIIAVILISVFSHFGPHQANLKTIPYSTFIKDVKDNKVSSVMIEDRIIMGKMTDDTAFTTYIPVAFDDMLLNDLFQGGVQVAGKPPEQPSLLVHIFINWFPMLLLIGVWIFFMRQMQGGGGRGAMSFGRSRARLLGEDQVKVTFADVAGVDEAKDEVQEIVEFLRDPSKFQNLGGRIPRGVLLVGPPGTGKTLLAKAVAGEAKVPFFTISGSDFVEMFVGVGASRVRDMFEQAKKHAPCIVFIDEIDAVGRHRGAGLGGGHDEREQTLNQLLVEMDGFEGNEGVIVMAATNRPDVLDPALLRPGRFDRQVVVPLPDIKGREKILKVHIRKVPAAEDVKPLNIARGTPGFSGADLANLVNEAALFAARANKREVTMLEFERAKDKIMMGAERKSMVMNEKEKKLTAYHEAGHAIVGYLVPSHDPVYKVTIIPRGRALGVTMYLPEEDRYSYTKERLESQISSLFGGRLAEEIIFGAENVTTGASNDIHRTTELARSMVMKWGLSKLGPLTFGEEDGEVFLGHQMTKHKEFSEGTAAAIDDAIREIIQRNYERAQQLLTQNLDKLHVMAEALIQYETIDDKQIQEIMAGKKPSPPSSWQEDNDSNDKPSAPAEQLVISDNKEQPRNIGDHPASEA, from the coding sequence ATGGTCAAGAATCTTATCTTATGGTTGATCATTGCGGTGATTTTAATTTCTGTGTTCAGTCACTTCGGTCCGCATCAAGCCAATCTCAAAACCATTCCGTATTCCACCTTTATTAAAGACGTTAAAGATAATAAAGTCAGTTCAGTGATGATTGAAGATCGCATCATCATGGGCAAAATGACGGATGACACGGCATTTACTACCTATATCCCCGTCGCCTTTGACGACATGTTATTAAACGACTTATTTCAAGGCGGTGTGCAAGTTGCGGGTAAACCACCTGAACAACCCAGCTTATTAGTTCATATTTTTATAAATTGGTTCCCCATGTTGCTGCTGATTGGCGTATGGATTTTCTTTATGCGCCAAATGCAAGGCGGTGGCGGACGAGGGGCGATGTCCTTTGGACGTTCGCGTGCGCGTTTGCTCGGCGAAGATCAAGTCAAAGTCACCTTTGCCGATGTCGCGGGTGTGGATGAAGCTAAAGATGAAGTGCAAGAAATTGTGGAATTTCTTCGTGATCCCAGTAAATTTCAAAATTTAGGGGGTCGAATTCCTCGTGGCGTTTTATTAGTAGGTCCTCCGGGAACCGGTAAAACATTGCTCGCCAAAGCTGTTGCTGGCGAAGCAAAAGTACCTTTTTTCACTATTTCAGGTTCTGACTTTGTGGAAATGTTTGTGGGCGTGGGCGCATCGCGAGTGCGCGATATGTTTGAACAAGCGAAAAAGCACGCACCTTGTATCGTATTTATCGATGAAATCGACGCGGTGGGTCGTCATCGTGGTGCGGGTCTTGGGGGTGGTCACGATGAACGTGAACAAACACTTAACCAATTATTAGTAGAAATGGATGGATTTGAAGGCAATGAGGGTGTCATCGTAATGGCAGCCACCAACCGGCCTGATGTTCTTGATCCCGCATTATTGCGACCTGGTCGTTTTGATCGTCAAGTTGTAGTACCGCTTCCCGATATTAAAGGCCGTGAAAAAATCTTAAAGGTTCATATTCGCAAAGTACCCGCCGCAGAAGATGTGAAACCCCTGAACATTGCACGCGGAACGCCTGGATTTTCTGGGGCCGATTTAGCTAATTTAGTCAACGAAGCCGCGTTATTTGCCGCACGTGCCAATAAACGCGAAGTGACGATGCTCGAATTTGAGCGCGCAAAAGATAAAATCATGATGGGTGCAGAACGCAAATCCATGGTCATGAATGAAAAAGAAAAGAAATTAACCGCCTATCACGAAGCGGGTCACGCGATTGTCGGCTATTTAGTGCCCTCGCACGATCCCGTGTATAAAGTTACGATTATTCCACGTGGCCGCGCCTTGGGTGTGACTATGTATCTGCCCGAAGAAGATCGCTACAGCTATACCAAAGAGCGTTTGGAAAGCCAAATTTCCAGTTTATTTGGTGGACGACTTGCTGAAGAAATTATTTTTGGCGCAGAGAATGTGACGACGGGCGCATCCAATGACATTCATCGTACCACCGAATTGGCGCGGAGCATGGTGATGAAATGGGGTTTATCCAAATTAGGGCCGCTCACTTTTGGCGAAGAAGATGGCGAAGTGTTTTTGGGTCATCAAATGACAAAACACAAAGAATTTTCTGAAGGTACCGCTGCCGCCATCGACGATGCCATTCGTGAAATTATTCAACGTAATTATGAGCGCGCTCAACAGTTATTAACGCAAAATTTAGATAAATTACACGTGATGGCTGAAGCGTTGATTCAATATGAAACTATCGATGATAAACAAATCCAAGAAATCATGGCAGGAAAAAAACCTAGTCCGCCCTCAAGTTGGCAAGAAGATAATGATAGTAACGATAAACCCAGCGCGCCTGCTGAGCAATTGGTGATTTCTGATAACAAAGAACAACCACGCAATATCGGCGATCATCCAGCGAGTGAGGCGTAG
- the rlmE gene encoding 23S rRNA (uridine(2552)-2'-O)-methyltransferase RlmE: MSKSSKRWLQEHFTDPYVKSAQQQGYRSRAAFKLLELQERDQVIKPGHCVVDLGAAPGGWSQVAAELVGKQGRVIALDILPMPALNDVTIIEADFTSDLALSELQQALQQHTVDVVLSDMAPNISGHKDVDQARAYYLVELALAFAEEHLRSGGNFVAKVFQGSGFDEFYRTLPSHFKRVLVRKPKSSRARSNEIYIVCLDKR; encoded by the coding sequence ATGTCAAAATCCAGTAAACGTTGGTTACAAGAACATTTTACCGATCCCTACGTCAAATCTGCCCAGCAACAAGGTTATCGCTCGCGCGCAGCATTTAAATTATTAGAATTGCAAGAGCGCGACCAGGTAATAAAACCGGGTCACTGTGTCGTCGATTTGGGTGCCGCACCGGGTGGATGGTCGCAAGTGGCAGCAGAATTAGTTGGAAAACAGGGGCGAGTTATCGCCTTAGATATTTTACCGATGCCCGCGCTTAATGATGTTACGATTATTGAAGCCGATTTCACCAGCGATTTAGCTTTAAGCGAATTACAACAAGCGTTGCAGCAACACACCGTCGATGTTGTTTTATCCGACATGGCGCCAAACATTAGCGGCCATAAAGACGTCGACCAAGCGCGTGCCTATTATCTAGTCGAGTTAGCCTTAGCATTTGCCGAAGAACACTTACGCTCAGGCGGTAATTTCGTGGCAAAAGTATTTCAAGGCAGTGGTTTTGACGAATTCTATCGCACATTACCGAGTCATTTTAAACGTGTACTGGTGCGTAAGCCCAAATCCTCCCGTGCGCGCTCTAATGAAATTTATATTGTGTGTTTAGACAAGCGATAA
- the yhbY gene encoding ribosome assembly RNA-binding protein YhbY, translating into MQITPTQKTQLKKLAHHLQPVVIIGNNGLSDAVINEIDIALTAHELIKIKVNAGDRSERMEIIESLARRSNAIIIQLIGHVLTVFRQSEDKRKAGKSLLG; encoded by the coding sequence ATGCAAATTACTCCAACGCAAAAAACTCAATTAAAAAAATTGGCGCATCATTTACAGCCGGTGGTGATTATCGGTAACAATGGCTTATCTGATGCGGTTATCAACGAGATTGATATCGCGCTCACCGCGCATGAATTAATTAAAATTAAAGTCAATGCCGGCGATCGCAGTGAACGTATGGAGATAATAGAAAGTTTGGCACGTCGCAGTAATGCGATTATCATCCAACTCATCGGGCATGTGCTCACCGTATTTCGACAATCGGAAGATAAACGTAAGGCTGGAAAATCGTTACTGGGTTAA